The following coding sequences lie in one Frigoribacterium sp. SL97 genomic window:
- a CDS encoding DUF3488 and transglutaminase-like domain-containing protein produces the protein MGGRGRGGRRRAGRFPRRAGAGGASWLGVVGGAVLGALVTTAFASGGTALLGVVPTGSTFARLPELSAQANAAIVEGSAPVEVNDGLLVTVALSVLVIAVVTDLLSSVGQLPVVTGVFPALVLAVPTFVPGVVTSWPWVVATVLAFLVLLMVSTGRRPSRAGLVGAAASVAVAGLLTAVVPLTGVAPLTGSGTGTGLATGVNPIIDLGDDLRRGAPVTVLSYRTDDPQGSYLKLVDLVDFSGRTWSPADVPLDPLNTLDALPDAPGIDPGTARRDVTTDVTIGALRSPYLPVPVPPATIEGLDDGWRFVDESGVTVRSDSEGTQGLEYEVTSRPVDPSPEQVVASLDDTGPDMAPYLSVDEVPQSVTDLAAQVTAGSANPFDAAVELQDFFRDGDFTYSEDTPVERGYDGSGLDAIETFLQVRSGYCVHFASAMAVMARTLGIPSRVAVGFLPGDLQGVGDDAAFRVSSDDLHTWPELYFAGLGWVPFEPTVGLGAPQQYLQQTGVEPSDVPSDDASTAPDASTAPSASAAPTSAVPGVSATPTSTASGQGAGGGPVPTIALSVLAALALAALVVPSGLRAGRRRRRLSASPPDLALHAWHEVVDTARDLGVPVTAAMTPPAVVDLLAQRLAALGDGAAATATTSPAPSAGRTATAQEARAASVALLDALQAERFGAESAARRVQADARRVIAGLRASSSVGQRLTATIAPRSLVGGTEAASGSTA, from the coding sequence GTGGGTGGCCGGGGCCGTGGTGGCCGCCGTCGTGCTGGGCGGTTCCCTCGTCGTGCGGGCGCTGGGGGCGCCTCCTGGCTGGGCGTCGTCGGTGGGGCGGTGCTGGGCGCCCTCGTCACGACGGCGTTCGCCTCAGGCGGCACGGCCCTGCTGGGCGTCGTGCCGACGGGGTCCACCTTCGCGCGCCTCCCCGAGCTGTCCGCGCAGGCGAACGCGGCGATCGTCGAGGGCTCGGCCCCCGTCGAGGTCAACGACGGCCTGCTGGTCACGGTCGCCCTCTCGGTGCTTGTCATCGCCGTCGTCACCGACCTGCTGTCGTCGGTGGGGCAGCTGCCGGTCGTGACCGGGGTCTTCCCCGCCCTCGTGCTGGCGGTGCCGACCTTCGTCCCGGGCGTCGTCACGAGCTGGCCCTGGGTGGTGGCCACCGTGCTGGCCTTCCTGGTGCTGCTGATGGTGTCCACCGGCCGACGACCCTCGCGCGCCGGCCTCGTCGGAGCCGCCGCGTCCGTCGCCGTGGCGGGGTTGCTGACGGCCGTCGTCCCGCTCACGGGCGTGGCGCCGTTGACCGGTTCGGGCACCGGGACCGGACTCGCGACCGGCGTCAACCCGATCATCGACCTCGGCGACGACCTCCGGCGGGGGGCCCCGGTCACCGTCCTGTCGTACCGGACCGACGACCCGCAGGGCAGCTACCTCAAGCTCGTCGACCTCGTCGACTTCTCGGGCCGCACCTGGAGCCCCGCCGACGTGCCGCTCGACCCGCTCAACACGCTCGACGCGCTGCCCGACGCTCCCGGCATCGACCCCGGCACCGCTCGACGCGACGTCACGACCGACGTCACGATCGGGGCGCTCCGCAGCCCGTACCTGCCCGTGCCGGTGCCGCCCGCGACCATCGAGGGCCTGGACGACGGGTGGCGGTTCGTCGACGAGAGCGGCGTCACCGTCCGCAGCGATTCCGAGGGCACGCAGGGCCTCGAGTACGAGGTGACGAGCCGGCCCGTCGATCCCAGCCCCGAGCAGGTCGTCGCCTCGCTCGACGACACGGGGCCCGACATGGCGCCCTATCTCTCGGTGGACGAGGTGCCGCAGTCCGTCACCGACCTCGCGGCGCAGGTGACGGCCGGTTCCGCGAACCCCTTCGACGCGGCCGTCGAGCTGCAGGACTTCTTCCGCGACGGCGACTTCACCTACTCGGAGGACACCCCGGTCGAGCGCGGCTACGACGGCAGCGGCCTCGACGCGATCGAGACGTTCCTGCAGGTCCGCAGCGGGTACTGCGTGCACTTCGCCTCGGCGATGGCCGTCATGGCGCGGACGCTGGGCATCCCGTCGCGGGTGGCCGTGGGCTTCCTGCCGGGCGACCTGCAGGGCGTCGGCGACGACGCCGCGTTCCGGGTCAGCAGCGACGACCTGCACACCTGGCCCGAGCTGTACTTCGCCGGACTCGGGTGGGTCCCCTTCGAGCCGACCGTCGGCCTCGGCGCACCGCAGCAGTACCTGCAGCAGACCGGCGTCGAACCGAGCGACGTCCCGAGCGACGACGCCAGCACCGCGCCCGACGCGAGCACGGCGCCCTCGGCGTCGGCCGCCCCGACGAGCGCGGTCCCGGGCGTGAGTGCCACGCCGACGTCGACCGCCTCCGGCCAGGGAGCCGGCGGCGGTCCCGTGCCGACGATCGCCCTGTCGGTGCTCGCGGCGCTCGCGCTGGCGGCCCTCGTCGTTCCCTCGGGGCTGCGGGCCGGTCGCCGTCGCCGCCGCCTGTCGGCGTCGCCTCCCGACCTGGCCCTGCACGCCTGGCACGAGGTGGTCGACACCGCTCGCGACCTCGGCGTCCCGGTGACGGCCGCGATGACCCCTCCGGCCGTCGTCGACCTGCTGGCGCAGCGACTGGCGGCTCTCGGCGACGGTGCCGCGGCGACGGCGACGACGTCACCGGCACCGTCCGCCGGCCGGACGGCCACGGCCCAGGAGGCGCGGGCCGCGTCCGTCGCGCTGCTGGACGCCCTGCAGGCCGAGCGCTTCGGGGCCGAATCGGCCGCCCGACGGGTGCAGGCGGACGCGCGTCGGGTCATCGCCGGGCTCCGTGCCTCGTCGTCCGTGGGGCAGCGACTCACCGCCACGATCGCGCCGCGGTCGCTCGTCGGGGGCACGGAGGCGGCGTCCGGCTCGACGGCGTAA
- a CDS encoding DUF58 domain-containing protein produces MGRGGVPRPTGRGVGVLAAGVLVVLVGWLLQAPALVFAGTTLVVLIVAVTISLLFRTADVRVTRRFTPDRGVAGWSAVETVAVLPRGGRTSGTVRVREQLPFGRLSDAEAAAVLLVPGRASSAVFRHHDLPRGRHRIGPLHVDLVESYGVARRRVVASGVAEFVVVPEVVEVGLGRESRALGDGSRRQREHSLAGGEDDPVTREYRRGDPMRRVHWKATARHGELMVRQEEQHGLPSARVVIAVAAEGWPDARPTLPPTSSVGVRAASAAIPLVSDAFEWAVSFAATVAVEVGHAGSATVLTTPGGTLVARHDPDSPTMFLDDLADLRLDDAPGAPAPAPSPREPVVAVVSGLGRPDLDLLVASRAPGSSAVAVVVTAALPLGAGLTSRPTRPADGRARADDRVLAPDEVAGTLRDSGWRVVETDSSVDVGRLITTSGVLDD; encoded by the coding sequence ATGGGACGGGGTGGGGTCCCCAGGCCGACCGGCCGTGGCGTCGGCGTGCTCGCCGCCGGGGTGCTGGTCGTGCTCGTGGGCTGGCTGCTCCAGGCCCCCGCCCTCGTCTTCGCCGGCACGACCCTGGTCGTGCTCATCGTGGCCGTCACGATCTCCTTGCTGTTCCGCACGGCCGACGTGCGGGTCACCCGTCGCTTCACTCCCGACCGGGGCGTCGCGGGGTGGTCCGCCGTCGAGACGGTCGCGGTCCTCCCTCGTGGGGGGCGGACCTCCGGCACCGTGCGGGTCCGCGAACAGCTGCCGTTCGGACGACTGTCCGACGCCGAGGCCGCAGCCGTCCTGCTGGTGCCGGGCCGCGCCTCCTCGGCGGTCTTCCGCCACCACGACCTGCCGCGCGGCCGACACCGCATCGGCCCGCTGCACGTCGACCTCGTCGAGTCGTACGGCGTGGCCCGTCGACGGGTCGTGGCCTCCGGCGTGGCGGAGTTCGTCGTGGTGCCCGAGGTCGTCGAGGTGGGACTCGGCCGCGAGTCCCGTGCGCTGGGCGACGGGTCGAGGCGTCAGCGCGAGCACAGCCTGGCCGGCGGCGAGGACGATCCGGTCACCCGCGAGTACCGCCGGGGCGATCCGATGCGACGGGTGCACTGGAAGGCCACGGCACGGCACGGCGAGCTCATGGTGCGGCAAGAAGAGCAGCACGGCCTGCCGAGTGCGCGGGTCGTCATCGCCGTCGCGGCCGAGGGATGGCCGGACGCCCGTCCGACCCTGCCCCCGACGAGCAGCGTCGGGGTCAGGGCGGCGTCGGCCGCGATTCCTCTCGTCAGCGACGCCTTCGAATGGGCGGTGTCGTTCGCCGCGACGGTCGCGGTCGAGGTGGGCCACGCGGGCTCGGCGACCGTGCTGACGACACCCGGCGGCACGCTCGTCGCCCGGCACGATCCCGACTCGCCCACGATGTTCCTCGACGACCTCGCCGACCTGCGGCTTGACGACGCGCCCGGGGCGCCCGCTCCGGCCCCGTCACCCCGGGAGCCCGTCGTGGCGGTCGTCTCCGGGCTGGGCCGACCCGACCTCGACCTGCTCGTCGCCTCGAGGGCCCCCGGGTCGTCGGCGGTCGCGGTCGTCGTCACGGCCGCGCTGCCCCTCGGCGCCGGCCTGACCTCGCGACCCACCCGCCCCGCCGACGGTCGTGCTCGGGCCGACGACCGCGTGCTGGCCCCCGACGAGGTGGCCGGTACGCTGCGCGACTCGGGCTGGCGGGTCGTCGAGACCGACTCGAGCGTCGACGTCGGCCGCCTGATCACGACGTCGGGAGTCCTCGATGACTGA
- a CDS encoding AAA family ATPase — MTTTNDPTVEPADVRAAGSGPTMSLDEVQQRARGVLEAVATVIDGKDGAISTALTVLLAEGHLLIEDVPGVGKTQLARALAKAVDATVTRIQFTPDLLPSDITGVSVYDRQSGGFEFKPGPVFANVVIGDEINRASPKTQSALLESLEERQVTVDGITHPLPSPFLVVATQNPVEMEGTYNLPEAQRDRFMARISLGYPDARSELRMLQQRERVSPLDTLRPLVSLDELTRMIAAVRTVYTAQAVEEYAVRIVQATRVHPDVRLGASPRATLQLMRAAKSWAALNGRGYVVPDDVDALSGPVLGHRVILAGRAGAGAASAAYDLVAEIVEQTAVPLGDAADAR, encoded by the coding sequence ATGACCACGACCAACGACCCCACCGTCGAGCCCGCCGACGTCCGGGCGGCCGGCTCCGGGCCCACGATGTCGCTCGACGAGGTCCAGCAGCGGGCACGGGGCGTCCTCGAGGCCGTGGCCACCGTCATCGACGGCAAGGACGGCGCCATCTCGACGGCGCTGACCGTGTTGCTCGCCGAGGGCCACCTGCTGATCGAGGACGTCCCCGGCGTCGGCAAGACCCAGCTCGCCCGAGCGCTCGCCAAGGCCGTCGACGCGACCGTGACCCGCATCCAGTTCACCCCCGACCTGCTGCCGAGCGACATCACGGGCGTCTCGGTCTACGACCGGCAGAGCGGCGGCTTCGAGTTCAAGCCCGGTCCGGTCTTCGCCAACGTCGTCATCGGCGACGAGATCAACCGTGCCTCGCCGAAGACGCAGTCGGCGCTGCTCGAGAGCCTCGAAGAGCGCCAGGTGACGGTCGACGGCATCACGCATCCCCTCCCGTCGCCCTTCCTCGTCGTGGCGACGCAGAACCCCGTCGAGATGGAGGGCACCTACAACCTGCCCGAGGCCCAGCGCGACCGGTTCATGGCCCGCATCTCGCTGGGGTACCCGGACGCCCGCAGCGAGCTGCGCATGCTGCAGCAACGCGAGCGGGTCAGCCCTCTCGACACCCTGCGCCCGCTGGTGTCGCTCGACGAGCTCACGCGCATGATCGCCGCCGTCCGCACCGTCTACACCGCCCAGGCCGTCGAGGAGTACGCCGTGCGGATCGTCCAGGCGACCCGGGTCCACCCCGACGTGCGGCTCGGGGCCAGTCCCCGCGCGACCCTGCAGCTCATGCGCGCGGCGAAGTCCTGGGCCGCGCTCAACGGCCGCGGCTACGTGGTCCCCGACGACGTCGACGCCCTCTCCGGTCCCGTCCTCGGTCACCGGGTGATCCTCGCCGGTCGAGCCGGTGCCGGTGCCGCCTCGGCGGCCTACGACCTCGTGGCCGAGATCGTCGAGCAGACCGCCGTCCCGCTCGGCGACGCGGCCGACGCGCGCTGA
- the coaD gene encoding pantetheine-phosphate adenylyltransferase, whose product MSRIAVVPGSFDPVTLGHVDVIARAANIFDEVHVLVVHNPEKSALLPLAQRVSLLTESLRAAGLPDTVTVHSWSVGLLVDYCTEVGASVLVKGIRSQVDVAYETPMAIMNRSLAGVETVFLLPDPAHAHVSSSLVRQVASLGGDVSPYVPAAVAAYLSTT is encoded by the coding sequence ATGAGCAGGATCGCCGTCGTCCCGGGTTCGTTCGACCCGGTGACCCTCGGTCACGTGGACGTGATCGCCCGGGCCGCCAACATCTTCGACGAGGTCCACGTCCTCGTGGTGCACAACCCCGAGAAGAGCGCGTTGTTGCCCCTGGCGCAGCGGGTCTCGTTGCTCACCGAGTCGCTCCGGGCGGCGGGGCTGCCCGACACCGTCACGGTGCACAGCTGGAGCGTCGGGTTGCTCGTCGACTACTGCACCGAGGTCGGGGCGAGCGTGCTCGTGAAGGGCATCCGCTCGCAGGTCGACGTCGCCTACGAGACCCCGATGGCGATCATGAACCGCAGTCTGGCCGGTGTCGAGACCGTCTTCCTGCTGCCCGATCCCGCCCACGCGCACGTGTCGAGCTCGCTGGTGCGACAGGTGGCCTCGCTCGGCGGCGACGTGTCGCCCTACGTTCCGGCGGCCGTCGCCGCCTACCTCAGCACGACCTGA
- a CDS encoding ATP-dependent DNA helicase RecG, giving the protein MPDSPLDASLAGALGGRTATALQKAFGLRTVGDLLTHFPRRYARRGELTALDQLPLGESVTIVAQVLDVRERTMRARRGSILEVRIGDGQGILTLTFFNQAWRAKDLVPGARGIFAGKVGDYRGLRQLAHPDYELFDASHEAVAGVGDQQAQKWAKQPIPIYPASASVASWQVQKSVEVLLDGLPPINDAVPASVRSELDLMPVSEAYERIHRPESDRDHLTARDTLRFDEAFVLQSALLQQRALVRRSAATPRRAAPDGLLAVFDAALPFERTGDQRLVGDEITRDLEAEVPMNRLVQGEVGSGKTLVALRAMLAVAESGGQSALLAPTEVLAAQHLRSITATLGPDLAARLRPTLLTGQMTVAQRKKALLSIVSGQAHVVVGTHALISEAVEFFDLGLVVVDEQHRFGVDQREALRKKGATPPHVLVLTATPIPRTVAMTVFGDLDVSTIAELPKGRQPIESFVVPLADHPTWGGRIWQRSAEEVAKGRQVFVVCPAIDAVTAEPGDPPDAEVVPGDDPDGAEPSDAPAPERASVEGVMARLPTIPVLQGLRVEPLHGRMSSDEKDDVMRRFAAGDIDVLVATTVVEVGVDVPNASTMVVLDADRFGVSQLHQLRGRVGRGGHPGLCLLVTHAAADTVARERVDAVAATLDGFELAQVDLDLRREGDVLGNLQSGGRSSLRLLRVARDGDLIGLAREHAAEVLDADPRLVDHPALAAAIARRLDDRGREAMGKN; this is encoded by the coding sequence GTGCCCGACTCACCCCTCGACGCGTCGCTGGCCGGGGCCCTCGGCGGCCGGACGGCCACCGCCCTGCAGAAGGCCTTCGGCCTGCGCACGGTCGGCGACCTGCTGACGCACTTCCCTCGGCGCTATGCCCGCCGGGGCGAGCTCACGGCCCTCGACCAGCTGCCGCTCGGCGAGTCCGTCACCATCGTGGCCCAGGTGCTCGACGTCCGCGAACGCACGATGCGGGCCCGGCGCGGGTCGATCCTCGAGGTGCGCATCGGCGACGGCCAGGGCATCCTCACGCTCACCTTCTTCAACCAGGCCTGGCGGGCGAAGGACCTCGTGCCCGGCGCCCGCGGCATCTTCGCGGGCAAGGTCGGCGACTACCGGGGGCTCCGTCAGCTCGCGCACCCCGACTACGAGCTCTTCGACGCCTCGCACGAGGCCGTCGCCGGGGTCGGCGACCAGCAGGCCCAGAAGTGGGCGAAGCAGCCCATCCCGATCTACCCGGCCAGCGCCTCCGTGGCGTCCTGGCAGGTGCAGAAGTCGGTCGAGGTGCTGCTCGACGGACTGCCGCCGATCAACGACGCGGTGCCGGCGTCGGTCCGGTCCGAGCTCGACCTCATGCCCGTGTCCGAGGCGTACGAGCGCATCCACCGGCCCGAGAGCGATCGTGACCACCTCACGGCTCGTGACACCCTGCGGTTCGACGAGGCCTTCGTGCTGCAGAGCGCGCTGCTCCAACAGCGGGCCCTCGTGCGTCGATCGGCCGCGACCCCCCGTCGTGCCGCCCCCGACGGCCTGCTCGCCGTCTTCGACGCGGCCCTGCCGTTCGAGCGGACGGGTGACCAGCGCCTGGTCGGCGACGAGATCACCCGCGACCTCGAGGCCGAGGTGCCCATGAACCGCCTCGTGCAGGGCGAGGTCGGCTCGGGCAAGACCCTCGTCGCCCTCCGGGCGATGCTCGCCGTGGCCGAGAGCGGTGGGCAGTCGGCCCTGCTGGCTCCGACCGAGGTGCTCGCGGCTCAGCACCTGCGGTCGATCACGGCCACCCTCGGGCCCGACCTCGCCGCCCGACTGCGCCCGACCCTGCTGACCGGCCAGATGACGGTGGCCCAGCGCAAGAAGGCACTGCTCTCCATCGTCAGCGGGCAGGCGCACGTCGTGGTGGGCACCCACGCACTGATCAGCGAGGCCGTCGAGTTCTTCGACCTCGGCCTCGTCGTCGTCGACGAGCAGCACCGCTTCGGCGTCGACCAGCGCGAGGCGCTCCGCAAGAAGGGTGCCACGCCGCCGCACGTTCTCGTCCTCACGGCGACGCCGATCCCACGCACCGTGGCCATGACGGTCTTCGGCGACCTCGACGTCTCGACCATCGCCGAGCTGCCGAAGGGCCGTCAGCCGATCGAGTCGTTCGTCGTCCCCCTGGCCGACCACCCGACCTGGGGCGGCCGCATCTGGCAACGTTCGGCCGAAGAGGTCGCGAAGGGGCGACAGGTCTTCGTCGTGTGCCCGGCGATCGACGCGGTGACGGCCGAGCCGGGTGACCCGCCCGACGCCGAGGTCGTGCCCGGTGACGACCCCGACGGTGCCGAGCCCTCCGACGCACCGGCGCCGGAACGCGCCAGCGTCGAGGGGGTCATGGCCCGGTTGCCCACCATCCCCGTGTTGCAGGGCCTGCGGGTCGAGCCCCTGCACGGCCGCATGTCGTCCGACGAGAAGGACGACGTCATGCGCCGCTTCGCGGCCGGCGACATCGACGTCCTCGTCGCGACGACGGTCGTCGAGGTGGGGGTCGACGTGCCGAACGCCTCGACCATGGTCGTGCTCGACGCCGACCGCTTCGGCGTCTCGCAGCTCCATCAGCTGCGCGGCCGCGTCGGCCGTGGCGGCCACCCGGGCCTCTGCCTGCTCGTCACCCACGCGGCGGCCGACACCGTGGCCCGCGAGCGGGTCGACGCGGTCGCGGCCACACTCGACGGCTTCGAGCTCGCGCAGGTCGACCTCGACCTGCGCCGAGAGGGCGACGTGCTCGGCAACCTCCAGTCGGGCGGCCGCTCGTCGCTCCGGCTGCTGAGGGTCGCCCGCGACGGCGACCTCATCGGACTCGCCCGCGAGCACGCGGCCGAGGTCCTCGACGCCGATCCCCGCCTGGTCGACCACCCCGCCCTCGCCGCCGCCATCGCGCGGCGCCTCGACGACCGGGGCCGCGAGGCCATGGGCAAGAACTGA
- a CDS encoding acyl-CoA dehydrogenase family protein, protein MTSVDRTVRPSFTKSLFAGRIASELAFPYPHMTAAEKSRVETVSASAREVLAGYDPLKAEREGWIGDDLVRELGERGLMGLFVSEEYGGLGLGQSAYCRVYEEFGRVDGTLATVMGVHQSIGTKPLHLFGTDDQKARWLPDLASGRKLAAFVLTEPNVGSDAYALETRAERQSDGSWLLNGEKRWIGNGDKDVLTVFAQSDLGHVALIVEKGMEGLSAGPRFETHGLKANHLQRVHFKDVRVPAENLLGEPGDGFRIAVNTLNNGRMSMGTAIAGGMKRFLELSLEHTEARHQFGRPLADFEMVGDKLAWMTQQIYGVESMSYLTTGLVDRGDTDFALESALTKVAASDTGWYALNRAVQLHGGEAYMEGHPLSKALRDFRIFPIFEGANDVLRAFVALNGLKTLSEELPDVASLRIGDPGRALGVLAPYVAGRVQRRIRPERPVGVHPALAKQAAELGDQVSRLRERTEGALRKHGKKVQEKQLVQKRLADAASGIYAQTAVLSRASTALQEARADSDAERHLAVGFCKQSARGVGRQLRALEVNDDGHGADLAKATRASGGYSFTL, encoded by the coding sequence ATGACCAGCGTCGATCGCACCGTGAGGCCCTCGTTCACCAAGTCGCTGTTCGCGGGGCGCATCGCCTCCGAACTCGCCTTCCCGTACCCGCACATGACGGCGGCCGAGAAGTCCCGGGTCGAGACGGTGTCCGCGTCCGCCCGCGAGGTGCTCGCCGGCTACGACCCGCTGAAGGCGGAACGCGAGGGGTGGATCGGCGACGACCTCGTGCGCGAGCTGGGCGAGCGGGGCCTGATGGGACTCTTCGTCTCCGAGGAGTACGGCGGTCTCGGGCTCGGCCAGAGCGCCTACTGCCGCGTGTACGAGGAGTTCGGTCGGGTCGACGGCACCCTGGCCACGGTGATGGGGGTGCACCAGTCGATCGGCACCAAGCCGCTGCACCTCTTCGGCACCGACGACCAGAAGGCCCGCTGGTTGCCCGACCTGGCGAGCGGCCGCAAGCTCGCGGCGTTCGTGCTCACCGAGCCGAACGTCGGCAGCGACGCCTACGCGCTCGAGACCCGGGCCGAGCGGCAGAGCGACGGCAGCTGGCTCCTGAACGGCGAGAAGCGGTGGATCGGCAACGGCGACAAGGACGTCCTGACGGTCTTCGCGCAGAGCGACCTCGGGCACGTCGCGCTCATCGTCGAGAAGGGCATGGAGGGGCTGAGCGCCGGCCCGCGGTTCGAGACGCACGGCCTCAAGGCCAACCACCTGCAGCGCGTGCACTTCAAGGACGTCCGCGTGCCCGCCGAGAACCTGCTCGGCGAGCCCGGTGACGGCTTCCGCATCGCCGTCAACACGCTCAACAACGGTCGCATGTCGATGGGCACGGCCATCGCGGGCGGCATGAAGCGGTTCCTCGAGCTGAGCCTCGAGCACACGGAGGCGCGGCACCAGTTCGGCAGACCGCTCGCGGACTTCGAGATGGTCGGCGACAAGCTCGCGTGGATGACCCAGCAGATCTACGGCGTCGAATCGATGTCGTACCTGACCACGGGCCTCGTCGACCGCGGCGACACCGACTTCGCCCTGGAATCCGCCCTGACCAAGGTCGCGGCGAGCGACACCGGCTGGTACGCCCTCAACCGGGCCGTCCAGCTGCACGGCGGCGAGGCGTACATGGAAGGTCACCCGCTGTCGAAGGCCCTGCGCGACTTCCGGATCTTCCCGATCTTCGAGGGGGCCAACGACGTCCTCCGCGCGTTCGTCGCCCTCAACGGGCTCAAGACGCTCAGCGAGGAACTGCCCGACGTGGCGTCGCTCCGCATCGGCGACCCGGGGCGGGCGCTCGGGGTGCTCGCGCCGTACGTCGCGGGCCGCGTCCAGCGTCGCATCCGGCCCGAACGGCCGGTCGGGGTCCATCCCGCGCTCGCCAAGCAGGCCGCCGAGCTCGGCGACCAGGTCTCGCGACTGCGCGAGCGCACCGAGGGCGCGCTCCGCAAGCACGGCAAGAAGGTCCAGGAGAAGCAGCTCGTGCAGAAGCGCCTCGCCGACGCGGCGAGCGGCATCTACGCGCAGACGGCCGTCCTGTCCCGCGCCTCGACGGCCCTCCAGGAGGCGCGGGCCGACTCCGACGCGGAGCGTCACCTCGCCGTCGGCTTCTGCAAGCAGTCCGCGCGCGGGGTGGGGCGGCAGCTGAGGGCCCTCGAGGTCAACGACGACGGGCACGGGGCCGACCTCGCGAAGGCGACCCGCGCCTCCGGCGGGTACTCCTTCACCCTCTGA
- the rsmD gene encoding 16S rRNA (guanine(966)-N(2))-methyltransferase RsmD, with product MSRIISGFADNLSLVVPKVGTRPTSDRVREALFSSLDARDEIRGRRVLDLYAGTGGLGLEAASRGAASVVLVEKAPGAAKVLRRNVESVLARAPRPPRGTPPRVDVVTQPVRSYLEGGSALVDLVFFDPPYELSAADLTADLTALLPSLDDQALVVVERASRDGEPGWPEGLTLDVKKQYGDTTVWFALRD from the coding sequence ATGTCCCGCATCATCTCCGGCTTCGCCGACAACCTCTCGCTCGTCGTACCCAAGGTCGGGACGCGGCCCACGAGCGACCGGGTCCGCGAGGCGCTGTTCTCGTCGCTGGACGCGCGCGACGAGATCCGGGGTCGGCGCGTCCTCGACCTCTACGCCGGGACGGGCGGCCTCGGGCTCGAGGCGGCGTCGCGAGGAGCCGCCTCGGTCGTGCTGGTCGAGAAGGCCCCCGGCGCCGCGAAGGTGCTGCGTCGCAACGTCGAGTCGGTGCTGGCCCGGGCTCCCCGCCCGCCGCGCGGCACTCCCCCGCGCGTCGACGTCGTGACCCAGCCCGTGCGGTCCTACCTCGAGGGCGGCTCGGCTCTCGTCGACCTCGTCTTCTTCGACCCGCCCTACGAGTTGTCGGCCGCCGACCTCACCGCCGACCTCACGGCCCTGCTGCCCTCGCTCGACGATCAGGCCCTCGTCGTGGTCGAGCGCGCCTCGCGCGACGGCGAACCGGGCTGGCCCGAGGGCCTCACCCTCGACGTGAAGAAGCAGTACGGCGACACGACCGTCTGGTTCGCGCTGCGCGACTGA
- the thiL gene encoding thiamine-phosphate kinase, protein MERRSTDPRPDDADAVEGVGELATLARILPRLPRGDDTLLGPGDDAAVVAAPDGRFVVTTDLMVHGPDFRRAWSTSYDLGWKAAASNLSDVAAMGARPTALVVALAVPGDTGVTELEAFADGLRAGCSVMAPGAGVVGGDLSVSPTFTVAVTAFGDLEGRAPVRRDGARVGDVVAVSGALGRSARGLDLLFRLGVDHDGSPDTAAAAALRERDPDVGWHLAPTPPVADGRSAALAGATAMLDLSDGLALDAGRVARASGVVVDLWGPALGDDPRLALSGGEDHSLFATFPPDVALPGGFRAVGTVRDPAGGAPRVTVDGSEPGEAGGWDPYRLWSGAQG, encoded by the coding sequence ATGGAACGACGCTCCACGGACCCCCGCCCGGACGACGCCGACGCCGTCGAGGGCGTCGGCGAGCTCGCCACCCTCGCCCGCATCCTGCCCCGCCTGCCCCGCGGCGACGACACGCTGCTCGGTCCCGGTGACGACGCCGCCGTCGTCGCGGCGCCCGACGGTCGGTTCGTCGTGACGACCGACCTCATGGTGCACGGCCCCGACTTCCGGCGCGCGTGGTCGACGTCGTACGACCTCGGTTGGAAGGCCGCGGCGTCGAACCTGTCCGACGTCGCGGCGATGGGCGCTCGGCCCACGGCGCTGGTGGTCGCCCTCGCGGTGCCCGGCGACACGGGCGTCACCGAACTCGAGGCCTTCGCGGACGGTCTGCGCGCGGGGTGTTCCGTGATGGCCCCGGGCGCGGGGGTCGTCGGCGGCGACCTCTCGGTGTCGCCGACCTTCACGGTCGCGGTGACGGCGTTCGGTGACCTTGAGGGGCGCGCGCCCGTGCGGCGGGACGGGGCGCGCGTCGGCGACGTCGTCGCCGTGTCGGGCGCGCTCGGCCGCTCGGCGCGGGGGCTCGACCTGCTGTTCCGTCTCGGCGTCGACCACGACGGGTCGCCCGACACCGCCGCGGCCGCCGCCCTGCGCGAGCGCGACCCGGACGTCGGCTGGCACCTCGCCCCGACCCCGCCCGTGGCCGACGGCCGCTCGGCGGCGCTGGCAGGGGCGACCGCCATGCTCGACCTGTCGGACGGCCTCGCCCTCGACGCCGGTCGGGTGGCCCGCGCCAGCGGTGTCGTGGTCGACCTGTGGGGCCCTGCCCTCGGCGACGACCCACGGCTCGCGCTCTCGGGTGGTGAGGACCACTCCCTGTTCGCCACGTTCCCGCCCGACGTGGCGTTGCCCGGTGGGTTCCGCGCCGTCGGCACGGTCCGTGACCCGGCAGGAGGCGCGCCCCGCGTCACCGTCGACGGTTCCGAACCCGGCGAGGCCGGCGGGTGGGACCCGTACCGCCTGTGGTCGGGGGCGCAGGGCTGA